From a single Francisella halioticida genomic region:
- a CDS encoding IS6 family transposase, producing MIDFTGRHFTKLLILQAVRWYLSYPLSYRHVEELMKERVIKVDHSTINRWVIKYSKELEIVFSNSFRKYGSYISWKMDETYLKLKGKDVYLYRAIDKHGDTLEFMVSEKRDEKASRKFFKKTIGKHGLPDKLNVDKSGANEAALLTINIFLFLLGIWLTYGIEIRQNKYLNNLIEQDHRSIKRLIRPMMGFKSWDSMDSTIAGYELVNMIKKGQHIYAENMTVWDQFYSIAG from the coding sequence ATGATAGATTTCACAGGTAGGCACTTTACCAAATTATTGATACTTCAAGCAGTCAGATGGTATTTATCATATCCATTGAGTTATAGGCATGTAGAAGAACTAATGAAAGAGCGAGTAATTAAGGTAGACCATAGCACTATCAATCGTTGGGTTATCAAATATTCTAAAGAATTAGAGATAGTCTTTAGTAATAGTTTTAGAAAATATGGTAGCTATATAAGCTGGAAGATGGATGAAACCTACCTTAAGCTTAAAGGTAAAGATGTTTATTTATACAGAGCTATAGATAAACACGGAGATACTTTAGAGTTTATGGTTAGTGAAAAAAGAGATGAAAAAGCTTCGCGTAAATTCTTTAAGAAAACTATTGGTAAACATGGTTTACCAGATAAATTAAATGTAGATAAATCAGGAGCCAATGAAGCTGCTTTATTAACTATCAATATCTTTCTATTCTTGCTTGGTATATGGTTAACCTATGGTATAGAGATTAGACAAAACAAATATCTAAATAATTTGATAGAGCAAGATCATAGAAGTATCAAAAGATTGATACGCCCCATGATGGGTTTTAAATCTTGGGATTCTATGGATTCTACTATAGCTGGTTATGAATTAGTAAATATGATTAAAAAAGGTCAGCATATTTACGCTGAAAATATGACTGTTTGGGATCAATTTTATAGCATAGCTGGATAA
- a CDS encoding IS3 family transposase has translation MSKKRVTYTADFKAKVIIELLEGDMTVNEIASKYDLLPKNVHNWKQQFLSNACLAFDKSSVVKEYKQEIDELRKDKDATSKKLVEVIVERDFLMGKLKSLVSSNDRVNSVDTKLELSLNNQLKLLSVFKSVYYYTPISKFSSNDDIKLLNAIDLIHTKHPYYGTRRLVKLLNRLGFLVGRKLIKSAMEFMGIKALYPKKKTTVINKQHKKYPYLLNVFKNETN, from the coding sequence ATGAGTAAAAAAAGAGTAACGTATACAGCTGATTTTAAAGCTAAAGTAATTATAGAATTGCTAGAAGGCGATATGACAGTTAATGAGATAGCAAGTAAGTATGATTTACTTCCTAAAAACGTGCACAATTGGAAGCAGCAATTTTTATCTAATGCTTGCTTAGCATTTGATAAAAGCTCTGTTGTTAAGGAGTATAAGCAGGAAATAGATGAGCTTAGAAAAGATAAAGATGCAACAAGTAAAAAACTAGTCGAGGTAATAGTAGAGAGGGATTTTTTAATGGGAAAGCTAAAAAGCTTGGTATCATCAAATGATAGAGTAAACTCTGTAGATACTAAGCTAGAATTATCTTTAAATAATCAGCTTAAACTATTATCTGTATTTAAGAGTGTGTACTATTATACACCAATATCAAAATTTAGTAGTAATGATGATATTAAACTATTAAATGCAATAGATTTGATACATACTAAACATCCATATTATGGTACGAGAAGGCTAGTAAAGTTGCTAAATAGATTAGGATTTCTAGTTGGAAGGAAGCTAATCAAAAGTGCTATGGAATTCATGGGTATTAAGGCATTGTATCCTAAAAAAAAGACAACTGTCATTAATAAGCAACACAAGAAATATCCATACTTACTTAATGTATTTAAAAATGAGACGAATTAG
- a CDS encoding alanine racemase — protein sequence MATPRLIIDLKKIEHNAKVLVSRLGHLDISVTGIIKVMQGSPIIARALMRSGVISIGDSHIQNIELMCRNNIPIQMSLIRSPMLSQIQRIILSGSISFNSEIIVIEALSKMACKLNLNHQIILMIELGDLREGILPKDVLTFIDKVLTLPNISLKGIATNLMCLNDCAPDDTKMSQLSSIADSIEKTFNIKLDIISGGNSANLNWALNNKSNIGKINNLRLGEAIFIGMNPLDNSLIKGLYQDAISLVAEVIESKVKPSVSSNNKKYQSILAIGNQDIDSNGVKCLSGYKILGATSDHLIIDSMNKLIPIGTELNFIINYTSLLKAMMSSLVEKVFI from the coding sequence ATGGCAACACCTCGACTAATAATAGATCTTAAAAAGATAGAGCATAATGCTAAAGTATTAGTAAGTCGCTTAGGTCATTTAGATATATCTGTGACTGGTATAATAAAAGTTATGCAAGGTTCACCAATTATAGCAAGAGCTTTGATGAGATCTGGAGTTATCTCTATTGGAGACTCTCATATCCAAAATATAGAACTAATGTGTAGAAATAATATTCCAATTCAGATGAGTCTAATTCGTTCGCCTATGCTTAGTCAGATTCAACGAATTATATTATCAGGTTCTATCAGCTTTAATAGCGAAATTATAGTAATAGAAGCTCTTTCTAAAATGGCATGTAAATTAAACTTAAATCATCAAATTATATTAATGATTGAATTGGGTGATCTCAGAGAAGGTATTTTACCAAAAGATGTTTTAACTTTTATAGATAAAGTTTTAACTTTACCAAATATTAGTCTTAAAGGAATAGCAACTAATTTAATGTGTTTGAATGATTGTGCTCCAGATGATACTAAAATGAGCCAACTGTCATCTATAGCTGATTCTATCGAAAAAACGTTCAATATTAAATTAGATATAATAAGTGGTGGCAATTCAGCAAATCTTAATTGGGCACTAAATAATAAAAGTAATATTGGTAAGATTAATAACCTTCGTCTTGGAGAGGCTATTTTTATAGGTATGAATCCCTTAGATAATAGTTTAATTAAAGGGTTATACCAAGATGCAATATCTCTTGTTGCAGAAGTTATAGAGTCAAAAGTAAAACCAAGCGTATCAAGTAACAATAAAAAATATCAATCCATTCTAGCTATTGGAAATCAAGATATAGATTCTAATGGGGTTAAATGTCTATCTGGTTATAAAATTTTAGGGGCAACAAGTGATCATTTGATTATAGACTCTATGAATAAGTTAATTCCTATAGGAACTGAGCTTAATTTTATTATTAACTATACTTCTCTTCTTAAAGCTATGATGTCATCACTAGTAGAGAAAGTTTTTATTTGA
- a CDS encoding IS6 family transposase yields the protein MGTLYNRWVIKYSKELEIVFSNSFRKYGSYISWKMDETYLKLKGKDVYLYRAIDKHGDTLEFMVSEKRDEKASRKFFKKTIGKHGLPDKLNVDKSGANEAALLTINIFLFLLGIWLTYGIEIRQNKYLNNLIEQDHRSIKRLIRPMMGFKSWDSMDSTIAGYELVNMIKKGQHIYAENMTVWDQFYSIAG from the coding sequence CTGGGGACATTATACAATCGTTGGGTTATCAAATATTCTAAAGAATTAGAGATAGTCTTTAGTAATAGTTTTAGAAAATATGGTAGCTATATAAGCTGGAAGATGGATGAAACCTACCTTAAGCTTAAAGGTAAAGATGTTTATTTATACAGAGCTATAGATAAACACGGAGATACTTTAGAGTTTATGGTTAGTGAAAAAAGAGATGAAAAAGCTTCGCGTAAATTCTTTAAGAAAACTATTGGTAAACATGGTTTACCAGATAAATTAAATGTAGATAAATCAGGAGCCAATGAAGCTGCTTTATTAACTATCAATATCTTTCTATTCTTGCTTGGTATATGGTTAACCTATGGTATAGAGATTAGACAAAACAAATATCTAAATAATTTGATAGAGCAAGATCATAGAAGTATCAAAAGATTGATACGCCCCATGATGGGTTTTAAATCTTGGGATTCTATGGATTCTACTATAGCTGGTTATGAATTAGTAAATATGATTAAAAAAGGTCAGCATATTTACGCTGAAAATATGACTGTTTGGGATCAATTTTATAGCATAGCTGGATAA
- a CDS encoding IS3 family transposase — protein MGWKVTQPRVSKRMKLLGLHAKAARKHKKTTDSNHNKHVYDNLLEQNFTALSVNHRWVTDITYVPTQEGWLYLCVIIDLFSRSVIGWAMDSRMKADLVCNALNMALFRRNFPSGVIIHSDKGSQYCSKQYQDIIKEYWLLSSMSSKGCCYDNAACESFFGTLKVELVHDESYKTREEAKLSIFEYIEAYYNTKRRHSTINYMTPYQFEYIMENEVVNCPKLTG, from the coding sequence ATGGGTTGGAAAGTTACTCAACCTAGAGTATCTAAACGTATGAAATTACTTGGTTTACATGCTAAAGCGGCTCGTAAGCATAAGAAAACTACAGATTCTAACCACAACAAACATGTTTATGATAATTTATTAGAACAAAACTTCACTGCTTTATCTGTAAATCATAGGTGGGTTACAGATATAACTTATGTACCTACACAAGAGGGGTGGCTGTATCTTTGTGTGATTATAGATTTATTCTCAAGATCAGTTATTGGTTGGGCAATGGATTCTAGGATGAAAGCGGATTTAGTTTGTAATGCTTTAAATATGGCATTATTTAGAAGAAATTTTCCTAGTGGTGTGATTATACACTCTGATAAAGGGTCACAGTACTGTAGCAAACAATATCAAGACATTATTAAAGAATACTGGCTACTATCAAGTATGAGCTCTAAAGGATGCTGTTACGATAATGCTGCTTGTGAAAGTTTCTTTGGAACTTTAAAAGTAGAGTTAGTACATGATGAAAGCTATAAAACTAGAGAAGAAGCTAAACTATCAATATTTGAATATATTGAAGCTTACTATAATACAAAAAGGAGACATTCTACAATAAATTATATGACTCCATATCAATTTGAATATATAATGGAAAATGAAGTAGTAAACTGTCCCAAATTGACGGGGTAG
- a CDS encoding IS3 family transposase has translation MRLECGYAYLAAIIDWHSKKILAWKISNTMDTHLTTSVLKEALFKYGKPDIFNSDQGTQYTAKEHIKILSDNKINKSMDAKGRSIDNIAIERFWRTLKYENVYPASYITMKEAKVGIKEYIDIYNNERLHSSIGYMTPDEVYSGILDAA, from the coding sequence ATTAGACTAGAATGTGGGTATGCATATTTAGCAGCCATAATAGATTGGCATAGCAAGAAAATACTAGCTTGGAAGATTTCTAATACTATGGATACACATCTAACAACTAGTGTGTTAAAAGAAGCGTTATTTAAATATGGTAAACCTGATATCTTTAACTCTGATCAAGGAACTCAATATACAGCAAAAGAGCATATTAAAATATTATCTGATAATAAAATAAATAAATCTATGGATGCTAAAGGAAGATCTATAGATAATATTGCAATTGAGAGATTTTGGAGAACACTGAAATATGAAAATGTTTATCCGGCATCATATATAACTATGAAAGAGGCTAAAGTAGGTATCAAAGAATATATTGATATTTACAACAATGAAAGACTACATTCTAGTATTGGATATATGACTCCTGATGAAGTATATTCTGGTATTTTAGATGCTGCATAA
- a CDS encoding topoisomerase DNA-binding C4 zinc finger domain-containing protein translates to MCSERKNGCETFLEDSRGKPVQPKISKDKCPDCGSDLKQRDGKKGKWWGCTGYPQCERTFADLKGKPMMDK, encoded by the coding sequence ATGTGTTCTGAAAGAAAAAATGGTTGTGAGACATTTTTAGAGGATAGTAGAGGCAAGCCTGTACAACCTAAAATATCTAAAGATAAATGTCCTGATTGTGGATCTGATCTTAAACAACGTGATGGTAAGAAAGGCAAATGGTGGGGCTGTACAGGATATCCCCAATGTGAAAGAACATTTGCTGATTTAAAAGGTAAACCAATGATGGATAAATAA
- a CDS encoding DUF1611 domain-containing protein — protein sequence MKKQKTAIIYCEANFGKLDGKTANGLIRYSDEYKILAVIDSTKANLDSGVVLDNIPNGIPIYDSYISALKELPNKANYFILGMAPATGILSNKERKIIMEIIKLGINIINGLHVFLNDDPELSFTAAKHNVKILDIRKPPEKKNLRIYNGDISKVTCPIIAILGTDCAIGKRTTTNILTKIFNEAGYKAVMVGTGQTSLIQGAKYGVAIDAIPSQFCIGELEATVVSAFNEEQPDIIFVEGQSSLSHPAFSSSSFILRACCPDAVILQHAPKREYRCDFENIKMPKLSNEINLIETFSQTKVIGISINHENIDAAEIKQIINNYSKKYKIPTADALRSSPDYFIDMIVSEFPQLSGKFNT from the coding sequence ATGAAAAAACAAAAGACAGCAATTATTTATTGCGAAGCAAATTTTGGTAAGCTTGATGGTAAAACAGCTAATGGATTAATCAGATATTCTGATGAATATAAGATCTTAGCTGTAATTGATAGCACTAAAGCAAATTTAGATTCTGGTGTTGTGCTTGATAATATCCCAAATGGGATTCCAATATATGATAGTTATATATCTGCATTAAAAGAGCTACCCAATAAAGCTAATTACTTTATATTAGGAATGGCTCCAGCCACGGGTATTTTATCAAATAAAGAACGTAAAATAATTATGGAGATAATTAAACTAGGAATAAATATTATAAATGGATTGCATGTATTTTTAAATGATGACCCTGAATTATCATTTACAGCAGCTAAACATAATGTAAAAATATTAGATATTAGAAAGCCCCCAGAGAAAAAAAACTTAAGAATATATAATGGAGATATTTCTAAAGTAACTTGCCCCATAATCGCTATATTAGGTACAGATTGTGCTATTGGCAAGCGCACAACCACTAATATACTTACAAAGATTTTTAATGAGGCAGGATATAAGGCTGTTATGGTTGGTACAGGTCAAACTAGCCTAATTCAGGGAGCAAAATATGGTGTAGCAATAGATGCAATACCCTCACAGTTTTGTATTGGTGAGCTAGAGGCGACTGTGGTTTCAGCATTTAACGAAGAGCAACCCGATATTATCTTTGTTGAAGGCCAAAGTTCTTTAAGTCATCCAGCTTTTTCTAGTAGTTCTTTCATTCTTCGAGCTTGTTGTCCAGATGCAGTAATTCTCCAACATGCGCCCAAAAGAGAGTATCGTTGTGATTTTGAGAATATAAAAATGCCAAAGCTTAGTAATGAAATAAATCTGATAGAAACTTTCTCACAAACTAAGGTTATAGGTATTAGTATTAATCATGAAAATATTGATGCTGCTGAGATTAAACAAATAATAAATAACTACAGTAAAAAATATAAAATTCCCACAGCAGATGCATTAAGATCATCTCCTGATTATTTCATCGATATGATTGTTTCAGAGTTTCCACAGTTGAGTGGTAAATTTAATACTTAA
- a CDS encoding transposase, translating into MLRKGDKMRYTKEFKDEAVKLCLQPDANRREIADNLGVKYKTICSWISKGFCRKLPV; encoded by the coding sequence GTGTTAAGAAAAGGAGACAAGATGAGATATACAAAAGAGTTTAAAGATGAAGCTGTTAAATTATGTTTACAACCAGATGCAAATAGACGAGAAATAGCAGATAATTTAGGGGTTAAATATAAAACCATTTGCAGTTGGATATCCAAAGGGTTCTGTCGCAAACTGCCAGTATAG
- a CDS encoding putative quinol monooxygenase, with translation MPLLTIIANIYVKKEFQSQVKKELLKLVEITRNEKGCLHYQLHQDNDDELHFMFYETWETKDLLQQHLSSNHMKSYIKATNNMISSLQITKMKKI, from the coding sequence ATGCCATTACTAACTATTATCGCAAATATTTATGTTAAAAAAGAGTTCCAAAGCCAAGTAAAAAAAGAGTTATTGAAATTAGTTGAAATAACCCGTAATGAAAAAGGGTGTTTACATTATCAACTTCATCAAGACAATGATGATGAGCTACATTTTATGTTTTATGAAACATGGGAAACTAAAGATTTACTACAACAACATTTAAGCAGTAATCACATGAAATCGTATATTAAAGCTACTAATAATATGATTAGCTCATTGCAAATAACCAAGATGAAAAAAATATAG
- a CDS encoding nitroreductase family protein has product MDHQIIIDMLSRSTTKKYDSTKKITQMDLNVLFESMRLSPSSINSQPWRFVVIESEKAKKRMSKTFVNKFQFNQPHVFDSSHIILFAYNPRYTRDDYAKVVDKQIVDGRTKSQDRENAFGAFMFVDLNTDENGDNSRWTKAQTYIAFGNTLHTLARLKIDSTPLEGIDIDLVNEEFKNELSGYQCDVALAIGYRHQENDYNSRLPKSRLSLDSVLVTI; this is encoded by the coding sequence ATGGACCATCAAATTATTATAGACATGCTCTCTAGAAGTACTACCAAAAAATATGATTCTACCAAGAAGATTACTCAAATGGATCTTAATGTGCTGTTTGAGTCTATGCGCTTATCACCATCATCTATAAACTCACAGCCATGGAGATTTGTTGTTATTGAAAGCGAGAAAGCTAAAAAGCGAATGAGTAAAACTTTTGTCAACAAATTTCAATTTAACCAACCTCATGTATTTGATAGCTCACATATTATTCTATTTGCGTATAACCCACGCTATACTCGTGATGATTATGCTAAAGTTGTAGATAAACAAATTGTCGATGGTAGGACAAAGTCTCAAGATCGTGAAAATGCTTTTGGAGCATTCATGTTTGTCGATCTTAATACTGATGAGAATGGAGATAATAGTCGCTGGACAAAAGCACAAACATATATCGCATTTGGTAATACTCTACATACATTAGCTCGTCTTAAAATAGATTCAACCCCATTGGAAGGTATAGATATTGATTTAGTTAACGAAGAATTTAAAAATGAACTTTCTGGCTATCAATGTGACGTAGCTCTAGCTATAGGGTATCGTCATCAAGAAAATGACTATAACTCAAGATTACCAAAGTCTCGACTAAGTTTAGATAGCGTTTTAGTAACTATATAA
- a CDS encoding transposase — MLRKGDKMRYTKEFKDEAVKLCLQPDANRREIADNLGVKYKTICSWISKAMSNPQKEIKIDYKMQYQQLSFENTDLKKKLKQAETEREILKKAAAYFAKQNL; from the coding sequence GTGTTAAGAAAAGGAGACAAGATGAGATATACAAAAGAGTTTAAAGATGAAGCTGTTAAATTATGTTTACAACCAGATGCAAATAGACGAGAAATAGCAGATAATTTAGGGGTTAAATATAAAACCATTTGCAGTTGGATATCCAAAGCCATGTCAAACCCTCAGAAAGAAATAAAGATAGATTATAAAATGCAGTACCAGCAACTATCTTTTGAAAATACTGATTTGAAGAAAAAACTCAAACAGGCAGAAACAGAGCGTGAAATACTAAAAAAGGCAGCAGCGTACTTTGCAAAGCAAAATCTGTAA
- a CDS encoding C69 family dipeptidase yields MGKFSCTTIIVGNKASNNGSIILARNDDGGLGNNASRFIYHSPMRYGYLYQNIMDLNNKFKYQLPNKLLGYSGLPAWQSHNKSFEEAGFNDVGVGMSATETIFSNNKVLENDPYLKDGVSEEAIITIILPQIKTAKEGVKCLGNIIENYGSAEGFGVGFADKYEAWYLENAGGHNWVALRIPNDKYFISANQSRIGIINFKDKKNILMSKNLINFARDSELYKSGDFNFREIYSKDDLSDRDYNYPRVKYLQNVFTSSEKNKSYYKNSLPTFLMPEKKISITDIEKGLQSHFEGTLLNTYQFPSKIRPISVYRTKQSHILCLRKNLPISIANIKYLSLGMGALSIYMPFYYGAKIPSAYQIGDNNADDFSAYWIFRKLQMIGMLNFTEYAPIIKHGYSALNTQIKDKQIVFEKKYLEIYQIFPEKAQKLLDDFTSYAVASIFTLTKTLTNELITIESNRINTENFFSE; encoded by the coding sequence ATGGGAAAGTTTTCATGCACGACTATTATTGTTGGTAATAAAGCATCTAATAATGGAAGCATCATTCTTGCTAGAAATGATGATGGTGGACTTGGTAATAATGCCTCAAGGTTTATTTACCATTCACCAATGCGCTACGGGTATTTATATCAAAATATTATGGATTTAAATAATAAATTTAAATATCAATTACCTAATAAATTATTAGGGTATTCTGGATTGCCAGCATGGCAATCTCATAATAAAAGCTTTGAAGAGGCTGGTTTCAATGATGTTGGCGTGGGGATGTCTGCAACAGAAACAATTTTTAGTAATAATAAAGTTTTAGAAAATGATCCATATCTTAAAGATGGTGTGTCAGAAGAGGCTATAATAACAATTATATTACCACAAATTAAAACGGCTAAAGAGGGTGTTAAATGTTTAGGTAATATAATTGAAAATTATGGTTCAGCTGAAGGGTTTGGGGTAGGATTCGCTGACAAGTATGAGGCATGGTACCTTGAAAATGCTGGAGGGCATAATTGGGTAGCATTAAGAATACCAAATGATAAGTATTTTATATCAGCTAATCAAAGTAGAATAGGAATTATAAACTTTAAGGATAAAAAAAATATTTTAATGTCTAAGAATCTAATTAATTTTGCTAGAGATTCTGAACTATATAAGTCAGGCGATTTTAATTTCAGAGAAATTTATAGTAAAGACGATTTATCAGACAGAGATTATAATTATCCACGGGTTAAGTATTTACAAAACGTATTTACTTCTTCAGAAAAAAATAAATCTTATTACAAGAATAGTTTACCAACTTTCTTAATGCCAGAAAAGAAAATTTCAATTACGGATATAGAAAAGGGTTTACAAAGCCATTTTGAGGGAACTCTACTAAATACTTATCAATTTCCGTCAAAAATAAGACCAATTTCAGTATATAGAACTAAACAGTCTCATATATTATGTTTAAGAAAAAATTTACCTATATCTATAGCAAATATAAAATACTTAAGCTTAGGAATGGGCGCTTTAAGTATTTATATGCCTTTTTACTATGGAGCTAAAATCCCTTCAGCATATCAAATAGGCGATAATAATGCAGATGATTTTTCAGCATATTGGATATTTAGAAAGTTACAAATGATAGGAATGCTAAATTTTACTGAATATGCTCCAATAATTAAACATGGCTATAGTGCATTAAATACACAAATAAAAGATAAACAAATAGTATTTGAAAAAAAATATTTGGAAATATATCAAATATTTCCTGAGAAAGCACAAAAATTATTAGATGATTTTACATCTTATGCAGTAGCTAGCATATTTACTTTAACGAAGACTTTAACTAATGAGTTAATAACCATTGAATCAAACAGAATTAATACAGAAAATTTTTTTAGTGAGTAA
- a CDS encoding DUF481 domain-containing protein: protein MQGGNIKKNIVILFAFLCFTTSLDAITKQGAMEKYLEYNKLAEKYKKLAEQSDNTTNKEQDKHIPTKDNVEAKAESSSTKLKQVTLKDNKKEEKKDNSPWKGTSIGLGGSIVTGNSATTNINVGININYKPTEQWQNNLLFNYLYSHNDTVSDKSGVRVNRAQLNAKTSWDFDKVNGVYGNLNFLRDELDVFNYVFMESAGYKRVLYKSDDMSLNLTAGPSLTQNELISTGQFSNGFGGQSGLQYVWNFTKDSSFREDFIVNYAYQDNNTVNPNVFIYQSNAILSVKLYKNLSLQLQFQLNGTNVSLPGKQPITTITTTALAYEI from the coding sequence ATGCAAGGTGGTAATATTAAGAAAAACATTGTAATTCTTTTTGCATTTTTATGTTTTACTACGTCATTAGATGCTATTACCAAGCAAGGTGCTATGGAGAAGTATTTAGAATATAATAAATTAGCTGAGAAATATAAAAAGTTAGCAGAGCAATCAGATAATACAACCAATAAAGAACAAGATAAGCATATTCCTACAAAAGATAATGTAGAAGCTAAAGCAGAGTCATCCTCAACCAAACTTAAACAAGTAACCTTAAAAGATAATAAAAAAGAAGAAAAGAAAGATAATAGTCCTTGGAAAGGTACATCTATTGGTTTAGGTGGAAGTATTGTTACTGGTAATAGTGCTACTACCAACATAAATGTTGGAATAAATATTAATTATAAGCCAACAGAGCAGTGGCAAAATAATTTATTATTTAACTATTTATATAGCCATAATGATACGGTTTCTGATAAATCAGGAGTTAGAGTAAATAGGGCACAGTTAAATGCTAAGACTTCATGGGATTTTGATAAAGTTAACGGCGTATATGGTAATTTGAACTTCTTGCGTGATGAGTTAGATGTCTTTAATTATGTTTTTATGGAATCTGCGGGCTATAAGAGAGTTTTATATAAAAGTGATGATATGTCATTAAATCTAACAGCAGGACCAAGCTTAACGCAAAACGAACTTATTAGCACAGGTCAATTTTCTAATGGATTTGGTGGGCAATCAGGCTTGCAATATGTATGGAATTTTACAAAAGATTCGAGTTTTAGAGAAGATTTTATAGTTAACTATGCGTATCAGGATAATAATACTGTCAACCCTAATGTATTTATATATCAAAGCAATGCTATATTATCAGTTAAATTATATAAAAACTTGAGCCTCCAGCTTCAGTTCCAGCTAAATGGTACTAATGTAAGCCTACCTGGTAAGCAACCAATAACAACAATTACAACAACTGCATTAGCATATGAAATATAA